A region from the Benincasa hispida cultivar B227 chromosome 8, ASM972705v1, whole genome shotgun sequence genome encodes:
- the LOC120083634 gene encoding miraculin-like encodes MKNFALLSFLFIVIVSSEVRFCRADVSPDAVLDTDGKKLRSSDQYYILSVYSRNSGGLSIGSIQQGKEKCPINILPESYEYLHGLAATFFPINPKKGVVRVSTDLNIQFEASTRCGESTVWKIGKFDQYLKQYFVTIGGVKGNPGRETVGNWFKIEKYGNNYKLVHCPTVCKYCKVICKDVGIFYKNGKRVLALNDSPFPVMFKKV; translated from the coding sequence atgaaaaactttgCATTACTGAGTTTTCTTTTCATTGTCATCGTCTCTTCTGAGGTACGTTTCTGCAGAGCCGACGTCTCACCGGATGCCGTCCTTGACACCGACGGAAAGAAGCTCCGATCAAGCGATCAATACTACATCCTCTCAGTTTACAGCAGAAACAGCGGCGGATTAAGCATAGGCAGTATCCaacaaggaaaagaaaaatgtcCAATCAACATCCTCCCAGAATCTTACGAATATTTACACGGTCTTGCGGCGACATTTTTCCCCATAAACCCTAAAAAAGGTGTGGTCCGAGTTTCCACTGATTTGAACATCCAATTCGAGGCGAGCACGAGATGCGGCGAATCGACGGTATGGAAAATAGGCAAATTCGATCAATATTTGAAGCAGTATTTTGTGACGATCGGCGGAGTGAAAGGGAATCCAGGGCGGGAGACTGTGGGAAATTGGTTCAAAATTGAGAAGTATGGCAATAATTACAAGTTGGTGCATTGTCCAACAGTGTGTAAGTACTGCAAAGTAATCTGCAAAGATGTGGGAATATTTTACAAGAACGGAAAGAGGGTTCTTGCCTTGAATGATTCTCCATTCCCTGTTATGTTcaagaaagtttga